In Paeniglutamicibacter kerguelensis, one genomic interval encodes:
- a CDS encoding LysM peptidoglycan-binding domain-containing protein yields the protein MANSALSAPLHLVPDPIAYHAPQEAPLRLTRRGKFVLIAMPIFMASMGVLMLLGLFLSPAKASADVPVGVAALSVTVIEGDTLWGLARQFAPQLDPREAVRQIAEINNLEGDVLYAGTELYIPTAR from the coding sequence ATGGCAAACTCTGCTCTCTCGGCCCCGCTCCACCTCGTTCCGGATCCCATCGCGTACCACGCACCGCAGGAGGCTCCGCTGCGGTTGACGCGCCGCGGGAAATTCGTTTTGATCGCCATGCCGATCTTCATGGCCAGCATGGGTGTACTCATGCTTCTCGGCTTGTTCCTGTCACCGGCCAAGGCCTCTGCCGACGTGCCCGTGGGTGTCGCCGCCCTCAGTGTCACCGTGATCGAAGGCGACACGCTCTGGGGGCTGGCTCGCCAGTTCGCGCCCCAGCTTGACCCCCGCGAAGCGGTGCGCCAGATCGCCGAAATCAACAACCTTGAGGGAGACGTCCTGTACGCGGGAACGGAACTCTACATTCCAACGGCACGCTAG
- the lexA gene encoding transcriptional repressor LexA, producing MTTEQRTPRRDAKSLTIRQKKVLETIQRSVSANGYPPSMREIGDAVGLASLSSVTHQLSQLEKLGYIRRDPRRPRAMEILLPLQLKSDTKLEVVSGQAELKAANGMNVSELTTSADTAMVPLVGRIAAGNPILADQAVEDVFALPRQLVGHGELFMLKVSGDSMIDAAICDGDWVVVRRQQTAVNGDIVAALLDDEATVKTFRQRDGHTWLLPQNSRYEPILGDAATVMGKVVSVMRSI from the coding sequence ATGACGACCGAACAACGAACCCCTCGGCGAGACGCGAAGAGCCTGACCATTCGCCAGAAAAAGGTTCTCGAAACGATCCAGCGCTCGGTCAGTGCCAACGGCTACCCGCCTTCCATGCGAGAGATCGGTGACGCGGTGGGCCTGGCCAGCCTCTCGAGCGTGACGCATCAGCTGAGCCAGCTCGAAAAGCTTGGCTATATCCGTCGCGATCCCCGACGTCCGCGCGCCATGGAAATCCTGCTGCCTTTGCAACTCAAATCCGACACGAAACTTGAAGTGGTTTCCGGTCAGGCCGAGCTCAAGGCCGCGAACGGAATGAATGTCTCGGAACTGACCACTTCGGCGGATACCGCCATGGTTCCATTGGTGGGCCGAATTGCTGCGGGCAACCCGATCCTCGCTGACCAGGCAGTGGAAGACGTGTTTGCGTTGCCGCGCCAGCTCGTAGGTCATGGCGAACTTTTCATGCTCAAGGTCAGCGGCGATTCCATGATCGATGCCGCCATTTGCGATGGCGACTGGGTTGTCGTGCGACGTCAGCAAACAGCAGTCAACGGCGACATCGTTGCGGCGCTGCTCGACGACGAAGCCACGGTGAAAACCTTCCGCCAGCGAGATGGCCACACCTGGCTGCTGCCCCAGAACTCCCGCTACGAACCGATCCTCGGTGACGCGGCAACGGTCATGGGCAAAGTGGTTTCGGTCATGCGCTCCATCTAG